AGGCGAACCGGTGAACGCACTCGTTTCTCCTACAATTTCATCACAGGCTACAACCTTAGGCATACGCTCATTAGAGAGCCCGAAGATTTCAAGGAGTTTGTCATCCCACTGAGTTGAGTCAACGTTCAATAGCAAAGATCGCGAAGCGGTTGATACATCCGTTACGAACTCGCCCGTAAGCTGATAAACCATCCAGGTATCGGTAGTAGTTACCACACCTTTGGTGGTGAGGTTTTCACGAAGCCATGTCATCTTCGGAGCGGTGAAATAACAATCCAGCACTAGACCGGTGCGCTGATGCACCTCATCCGCGAACTCTTGCAACCGTTCCACAACCGTTTGCGCACGGCGGTCCTGCCACACAATACAGGTGGTAAGAGGCTCGCCCGTTTCTGGATCCCACGCGAGGATGGTCTCACCTTGATTCGCTAAGGAGACGCCTTCAATGGGCACGCCTGCTTTTGCCACAGCCTCTTTGCCCACCTCAATTATGGAGCTCAAAAGCTCTCGTGGATCCTGTTCCACACCCCCGTTTGCCAAATATTCCGGGAAAATTTCCTTCTCCACCACCGCGTGAACGCCCTGCTCATCGACCACAATCGCCTTCGACCCTGAAGTTCCCTGGTCTAATGCAAGAATAGCCACGTTGCCACCTTTCGTTATCACAGTATTGCTATCGTGCTTGCGACTCCTTCGTCGCTTAACAAAATCTCAACGGAATCAGCCGTTTCCGCAATTCTGTTCAGATTGTTGTTTTAAGCGTAAGTCCGTTTGGAATTCAACTCAACGAATGTGGAATAATGTGGATTGTGACCATAAAAATTGCTCAAGAGCGACATCGATACATCATTCAGGAGATTCGGTCTAGCGGTAGTGTTTCCACACTAGACCTAGCCCGCACATTACGGGTTTCCGGGGAAACCATCCGGCGCGATTTCGCTTATCTAGAACAGCAGGGTTTCCTTCATAGAGTTTATGGCGGTGCGATACTAACTGATTTAAAGGTAACCACTGAACCCGGTTTTCACGAACGACGCTCAATCAACCCTCGTGCTAAATCTGAAATCGGTCGAACCGCCGCAGAGCTTCTCAATGATGAGACTTCTATTTTTATTGACGTAGGCACAACTGCAGAAACCATAGCAGCCGCCCTCCCCCCGCAATGGAAGGGAACAGTATTCACAAACTCTCTTCTCGTGGCCGAAGCACTCCCCTCCCGCAACAAGGTAGAGACTATTCTCACGCCTGGAATTCTAAACCAGGAAGAGAGGTACGTTAGGGGATCTTCTACCGCATTGTTTCTAGACCGAATTCATTTCGACACCGCATTCATTTCTTGCGGAGGAATTGATATTGCGGGCGCAACCGACTTTGACGCGGATACAATTGAGCTCAAGCGCATTGCCGCCTCAAGATCTAATCAGACTTTCATTGTTGCCGACTCGACGAAGCATAATCGCATGGGCACATTCGAGGTTTCGCGCTGGTACGAGCTGTCAGGACTCATCACAAACGAATCCCCACCGGAGAGAATACGAACGACTATAGTGCAATCCGGCGGGCGAGTAATAACCCCTAATATGCGTACCTGAGCCGTTCTGAAAAAGTTTTTCTGGCGAACCTGCCCCGCATCACCCAACCGACAGTGGGCAACCTGCGCAGTGGACTTTCACCTCTTGGGAAGTTCCACCGCCGCAGGCTCCCAAGCCGGATGAACACAGTGATCCTGCGCTTTGCAAGCGCCCCGACCGGTTCAAGTGGTCGACCATCACTTGCGCAATCTCAACCCGCAACCCCGCCCGCTGGGCGGCAGACTCCAAGGTTGCGCCTTGTCTAAGCTCATCCATCAGCCGGTAAAGAGGCGGCTGGTTCCGGACAATCACCAGAACAGCCTACCAACCTGGAACACCAGCACTGCCAGCAACCAGGCTGCAGCCAACTGAACGACCACTGCCCCAATCGTCCAGCGCGCCCCAATCTGACGCTTTTGCTCCGCAACCGTAGCCAAACACGGTGTGTAAGTCAGAACGAACACGAGGAAGCCAAACGCTGCCAAAGACGCGTACTGCTCGCCCGCAGTCCTCTCAAATGATGCCGTCACCAGCTCGGGTAGCGAACCAAGATCGTCGCCCCCGTCCTCCGCGTCACCTGCCGCGGACTCATCCAGGTTGTAGGAAGTCACAATCGAAGAGATAAGCGTTTCCTTCGCCACAAAGCCCGTCATCAACGCGCCAGTCATGTGCCAATCACCAAAACCAGCGGGCTGGAATACAGGTTCAAGAACGCGCGCGGTGGAGCCGTACAAGGAGTTCTCCATTGGCAACTCCTCATCAGCGAAGGAGTAGCCCTTTGCCATCGGGATTGCGCTCATCAACCACACCACAAGAGTCATTACTACGATGATCTTGCCGGCGCCCTTCACAAACGCCCACGCCCGGTTCCAAGTATTTTGCAAAATCACGAGAATACGCGGCATCTGGTAAGCCGGCAGCACCAGCATCAGTGGAGCCCTCGACTCCCCCTTCGTGATGAACGGCTTCAGCACGAGCGCTCCGAGCACCACCATGAACAGCGACAAAACGTACATCAAGAACACGACATTGCCAGCGTTATCTGCAAAGAAGATTCGCGCGATCATCAAATAGATCGTGAGCCTAGCAGCGCAGGAGGTGTAGGGAATGATGAGCGTTAACCAACCGCTGCTTGGCGTTTGGTAGCGTGCGAGTTGCCGCAAGCGACGGCAAGTTGCATCCAAAGCCCATAATCAGAGGTAAGATTACTCGCCCATCCAGGCCGATCATGCGCATAACGCGATCCCCTAGGAACGCTGCGCGCGCCATGTAGCCAGAGTCTTCCAAGATCGCGATCGCCAAGAAGATCACGAACATGAGCGGAACGAACGAGGCAACTACGCCCAGGCCAACTGCGAGACCGTTAACAAACAGCGACTCAACCCAAGTGCCGGACAAGCCCACGCCTGCGAACGCAAACTTCAAAAGGTTAGCTAGTGAGAAAGCGCCTTCGTCGGTGCTGGAAAACAGCCCATCGAAGAAGTCTTGCACGGGGCCAACCCAGTTACCCGCGGCTTGGAATAGAAGCCACATGAGCAAGAAGAATACCGGGATGCCAACCAGCGGATGAAGAAGGAGGGAATCAATCTTGTCTGAACGAGACGGTTTACGCGCAGAGTCGCGTTTACGTCCCGCCTGTTCCTCAACCCGCTCAACCCAGGCAAACAGTTTTGCCGCGCGATCAAACTCGGACGTATCAGCCAAGCGCGCCGCTTCCACCGAAGAATCCGCCGGCCCCTTACTGGTATTTTCTGCCGCGGAACAACCGCAATCTACCGCGCTCATGACCGGAGCGCCCTCACCAATGCCCAAAATCTGCGGGGACTTCAACTTATCAATCTGTTCGAAAGCTGCCTGCGCTGCCACCTGGTTAAATCCGGGAGCAGTCGGATCGGGCAGAATCGACTTTACGCGGGGCCGAGAAATCAGAGCGGAACGGATCATGTCTTCAACCGCGCGCACTCCCTGCTTCGTGCGCACATCCGCCGCCAAAATCGGGATGCCGAGCGTGTTTGAAAGTGCGGCCGCATCAACTACCTCGCCCTCGTGCTCGACAACATCCGCCATCGTTATAACGCCAACCATCGGGCGCCCCGTTTGTGCTACCTGGCCAAGCAAGTACAAGCTGCGCGTCATTGCCGAGGCATCCAGCATCATGACCACAAGGTCAATAGACTGGCCCGACGCCATGTCCGTAGCAGACCCTGTTGCACCTGCCAAGGTATCGACGACGACTTGTTCGTCCTCAGAATTGGCCACCAGCGAGTAGGTGCCGGGAAGGTCAATTACACGTGCTCCCAGCGCCGTAGAACGACCCTGCATGAGCTCCACGGTTGTACCCGGAGCGTTCACAACCGCCTGATGAGCACCCGTAACCGCGTTAAAGAAGGTGGACTTACCAACATTTGGGTTACCAACCAGCACTACGGTGTCACGGGGATGGCGAACATCCTTGACGTCTAAGAGAACAGACCTGGCCTGCGGGTTATCGCAAGACTGCGGATTTCCTGGCGAACACTTTGGGCAACTCACTTAACTAACTCCACGTCAATCAATTTTGAAGAACGATGGTCTACCGCGACTCGCGTTCCTCCGATATTTAGGACCATGCCTCCAAAGGCGGCGCGGTTTACGACAGTGAAATGCGCTCCTGAACGCAGGCCCAGTTCTTGCACCCGTAGCTGATAACACGGTTGGATTTCAACATTTTGCAGCTGGCCAGTATCGCCGCGCTTACACTCAGAAAGTTTCACACCGAAAAGATTAGATACGGCATACCTAACCTGCAACGACCGTTGCGTAAATCAACCCACCTCAAGAACGCCAAAATCGCTTTTTCGCGTGATTGCAGGCGAATTTATCAATGCTCCAAGTGCCCATAACCGTAACAATACAGGAATTACCCAACAATATACGATCGTAAATGCCTGTATTCATGAAACGTTTATGTTTCATAAATAGTGTTGGGGCTGGAGAAAGGTTTTAAAACTCTCTCCAGCCCCAACTACAAAGAAGCTGTCAGTTAAGCTCGTTAGAAGCCCTGATTAGCCCTCCATTACCGCTGCGCGGCCGGCCTCTAGACGAGCTACCGGAACGCGCAGGCAGGACGGCGAGTGCGGGGTGAGCCGGCCGGTAGAAAAATACATTGACCAGCAGGTGGCACGCATGTGGATCAGTCGCGACACGTACGCAGCCCTGGAGGACATGTATGCAGGCGACTCGTGGATGATCGCAGGCGACCTGGACTTGCCAGTGTGGGTCATACACGCATACCAGGACATGCTAGAAACATCAGAAAATTACCTCGCCGCCTGGTAGGCGGGGTAGTGTGTAGTAGCCAGACCATATTTTTCATGTGAGTTCAAAGGAGAAAACACAATGACCAGCCAGCAGCAGCCGTTTCCCGCGCCCGGACAACCAGTCCCACAGCCTCAACCGGCTAAAAAACCGTTCTACCAAAAATGGTGGTTTATAGCTCTCATCATTATTATCCTCGTCCCCGCTATCGCTCAGGCGTGCGGCGGCGGCAGTAAAAATGCTTCGACCGAGCAGTCATCCATGCCGGCAGCGGCTCAGTCGGTCTCTCAGGAGTCAGGCCAGTCAGCGGCGGCCGAGGCGGAGCAGTCTGCTCCACCGGAGCCCGCCGAGGCGGAGCAGTCAGCTCCGGCAGAACCTGCCGAGGCAGTAGCGGCAGCTCCGGTTGAGAAGGTTCAGCCAGCCGAGGAGAAGGTACCAGCCGAATACAAGGCGGCACTGCGAACAGCCGAATCCTACTCAGAGACCATGCACATGTCGAAGCAGGGAATTTATGATCAGCTGGTGTCTGAGTTTGAACAGTATCCGCCTGAGGCCGCTCAGTATGCGATAGACAATATGGTCGCCGATTGGAATCAGAATGCCCTGGAAACGGCTAAGAGCTACAGGGAGACGATGGACATGTCGAATGGCGCGATTTACGATCAGCTGGTGTCTGAATTTGAGCAGTTTACGGAGGACGAGGCTCAGTACGCTATGGATCATATTGACGGGTAGGGCATGTGCGGGGCACGCTGCCATCGCAGTTTTAGCGTTTGTGCTGGTCACGGGTGGTGGCGGCGCTGTCTCCCCCCATCTCCACTATTAGGACGTTCATTTTGGTACAAAGTGAACGTCCTATTTTTTATGCCATAAGATGTGACGTTTCGCCTTGTCGGGGCAGCTTTATTGCTTTCGGAAGTCTTCTTGGTTAGGTATTTGACTTATCGTTGGCTTGGCACAGTTTGTCAGATTTC
The sequence above is a segment of the Schaalia radingae genome. Coding sequences within it:
- a CDS encoding DeoR/GlpR family DNA-binding transcription regulator codes for the protein MWIVTIKIAQERHRYIIQEIRSSGSVSTLDLARTLRVSGETIRRDFAYLEQQGFLHRVYGGAILTDLKVTTEPGFHERRSINPRAKSEIGRTAAELLNDETSIFIDVGTTAETIAAALPPQWKGTVFTNSLLVAEALPSRNKVETILTPGILNQEERYVRGSSTALFLDRIHFDTAFISCGGIDIAGATDFDADTIELKRIAASRSNQTFIVADSTKHNRMGTFEVSRWYELSGLITNESPPERIRTTIVQSGGRVITPNMRT
- a CDS encoding nucleoside recognition domain-containing protein, whose translation is MIARIFFADNAGNVVFLMYVLSLFMVVLGALVLKPFITKGESRAPLMLVLPAYQMPRILVILQNTWNRAWAFVKGAGKIIVVMTLVVWLMSAIPMAKGYSFADEELPMENSLYGSTARVLEPVFQPAGFGDWHMTGALMTGFVAKETLISSIVTSYNLDESAAGDAEDGGDDLGSLPELVTASFERTAGEQYASLAAFGFLVFVLTYTPCLATVAEQKRQIGARWTIGAVVVQLAAAWLLAVLVFQVGRLFW
- a CDS encoding ferrous iron transporter B yields the protein MSCPKCSPGNPQSCDNPQARSVLLDVKDVRHPRDTVVLVGNPNVGKSTFFNAVTGAHQAVVNAPGTTVELMQGRSTALGARVIDLPGTYSLVANSEDEQVVVDTLAGATGSATDMASGQSIDLVVMMLDASAMTRSLYLLGQVAQTGRPMVGVITMADVVEHEGEVVDAAALSNTLGIPILAADVRTKQGVRAVEDMIRSALISRPRVKSILPDPTAPGFNQVAAQAAFEQIDKLKSPQILGIGEGAPVMSAVDCGCSAAENTSKGPADSSVEAARLADTSEFDRAAKLFAWVERVEEQAGRKRDSARKPSRSDKIDSLLLHPLVGIPVFFLLMWLLFQAAGNWVGPVQDFFDGLFSSTDEGAFSLANLLKFAFAGVGLSGTWVESLFVNGLAVGLGVVASFVPLMFVIFLAIAILEDSGYMARAAFLGDRVMRMIGLDGRVILPLIMGFGCNLPSLAATRTLPNAKQRLVNAHHSLHLLRC
- a CDS encoding FeoA family protein, which produces MKLSECKRGDTGQLQNVEIQPCYQLRVQELGLRSGAHFTVVNRAAFGGMVLNIGGTRVAVDHRSSKLIDVELVK
- a CDS encoding Ltp family lipoprotein — encoded protein: MTSQQQPFPAPGQPVPQPQPAKKPFYQKWWFIALIIIILVPAIAQACGGGSKNASTEQSSMPAAAQSVSQESGQSAAAEAEQSAPPEPAEAEQSAPAEPAEAVAAAPVEKVQPAEEKVPAEYKAALRTAESYSETMHMSKQGIYDQLVSEFEQYPPEAAQYAIDNMVADWNQNALETAKSYRETMDMSNGAIYDQLVSEFEQFTEDEAQYAMDHIDG